The proteins below are encoded in one region of Aquisphaera giovannonii:
- a CDS encoding alpha-L-arabinofuranosidase C-terminal domain-containing protein gives MPRLQSAARSPLATRLAPALAAWAAVAAMRPAAAEPPRPTITVHADRPGHPVSPTLYGIFFEDINCSADGGIYAELVRNRSFEDAAKPEHWTISGDEKRVKAVIDESRPASPKNRRSLKVSLGGGGLTPATVSNEGFWGIPVKEGASYRLSFLARVEGGLRMTPAVSLVGDKGRAYATERFVGLTPEWKAYSCTLRPNATDPKAHLSIQLVGSGDVWLDMVSLFPEETWKGRPGGLRPDLADRLAELRPAFVRFPGGCWVEGDTMKFAYRWKETIGDPSERRTQYNIWNYHATHGLGFHEYLQMCEDLKAEPLFVINCGMSHREVVPMDKMAEFVQDALDAIEYCNGPADSAWGSVRARNGHPAPFHLKYMEIGNENGGPPYQERYALFHDAIRKAHPGITLIANVPTEKRPADVVDEHYYNTPEFFLQQANRYDDYDRKGPKIYVGEYATTVGVGQGNLRGAVGEAAFMLGMERNSDVVAMSSYAPLFVNVNHRGWNPDLINFDAVRSYGIPSFYVQKLFAENLGDATVPVDVQADAVEVAPPGGAVGVGTWLTRAEFKDMKVTRGDEVLWSADLSHGLSGWKAVSGRWDVAGGALRQTDPGENMRAVAGDKNWTDYTFSLKARKLGGAEGFLILFRVRDEGEKSWWNLGGWGNTRHAIEVGGEIGRSVPGRIEDGRWYDIKVDVEGSRIRCYLDGQLVHDVKTPAVRPIHASATRASATGEIILKIVNAAAGPVATTVEFAGLAGLPATIKAQVLSSDHPTDENSLELPEKVAPREVTLSASGSRITHAFPGNSVTVARIKKD, from the coding sequence ATGCCCCGCTTGCAATCGGCCGCCCGATCCCCCCTCGCGACGAGGCTCGCCCCGGCCCTCGCGGCCTGGGCCGCCGTCGCGGCGATGCGTCCCGCCGCCGCGGAGCCCCCCAGGCCGACGATCACCGTCCACGCCGACAGGCCCGGCCACCCGGTCAGCCCCACGCTCTACGGGATCTTCTTCGAGGACATCAACTGCTCGGCCGACGGCGGGATCTACGCGGAGCTCGTCCGCAACCGCTCGTTCGAGGACGCCGCGAAGCCGGAGCACTGGACGATCTCCGGCGACGAGAAGCGGGTGAAGGCCGTCATCGACGAGTCGAGGCCGGCGAGCCCGAAGAACCGCCGGTCGCTGAAGGTCTCGCTCGGCGGCGGGGGGCTCACGCCGGCGACCGTGAGCAACGAGGGCTTCTGGGGCATCCCCGTCAAGGAAGGGGCGTCGTATCGGCTCTCCTTCCTCGCCCGGGTCGAGGGGGGCCTCCGCATGACGCCGGCCGTGTCCCTGGTCGGCGACAAGGGGCGGGCCTACGCGACCGAGCGATTCGTGGGCCTGACGCCCGAGTGGAAGGCGTACTCCTGCACGCTCCGGCCGAACGCGACCGACCCGAAGGCCCATCTCAGCATCCAGCTCGTCGGCTCCGGCGACGTCTGGCTCGACATGGTCTCCCTCTTCCCGGAGGAGACCTGGAAGGGCCGCCCCGGCGGCCTGCGGCCCGACCTGGCGGATCGGCTGGCCGAGCTGCGCCCGGCGTTCGTCCGCTTCCCCGGCGGGTGCTGGGTCGAGGGGGACACCATGAAGTTCGCCTACCGCTGGAAGGAGACGATCGGCGACCCCTCCGAGCGGCGGACGCAGTACAACATCTGGAACTACCACGCGACGCACGGCCTGGGGTTCCATGAGTACCTCCAGATGTGCGAGGACCTGAAGGCCGAGCCCCTCTTCGTCATCAACTGCGGGATGTCCCACCGCGAGGTCGTCCCGATGGACAAAATGGCGGAGTTCGTCCAGGACGCGCTCGACGCCATCGAGTACTGCAACGGGCCGGCCGACAGCGCGTGGGGCTCGGTCCGCGCCCGCAACGGCCACCCGGCCCCGTTCCACCTGAAGTACATGGAGATCGGCAACGAGAACGGCGGGCCGCCCTACCAGGAGCGGTATGCGCTCTTCCACGACGCGATCAGGAAGGCCCACCCGGGGATCACCCTCATCGCCAACGTCCCCACGGAGAAGCGCCCGGCGGACGTCGTGGACGAGCACTACTACAACACGCCGGAGTTCTTCCTCCAGCAGGCGAACCGGTACGACGACTACGACCGCAAGGGGCCGAAGATCTACGTCGGCGAGTACGCCACCACGGTCGGCGTCGGCCAGGGGAACCTCCGCGGGGCGGTCGGCGAGGCGGCCTTCATGCTGGGCATGGAGCGGAACTCCGACGTCGTCGCGATGTCGTCGTACGCCCCGCTGTTCGTGAACGTGAACCACCGCGGCTGGAACCCGGACCTGATCAACTTCGACGCCGTGCGGTCGTACGGCATCCCCTCGTTTTACGTCCAGAAGCTGTTCGCGGAGAACCTCGGCGACGCGACCGTGCCCGTGGACGTGCAGGCCGACGCGGTCGAGGTCGCGCCGCCGGGCGGGGCGGTCGGCGTCGGGACGTGGCTGACGCGGGCGGAGTTCAAGGACATGAAGGTCACGAGGGGAGACGAGGTCCTCTGGTCCGCCGACCTCTCGCACGGCCTGTCGGGCTGGAAGGCCGTGAGCGGCAGGTGGGACGTCGCGGGCGGGGCGCTCCGCCAGACGGACCCGGGCGAGAACATGCGGGCGGTCGCCGGGGACAAGAACTGGACGGACTACACGTTCAGCCTGAAGGCGCGGAAGCTCGGCGGCGCGGAGGGGTTCCTGATCCTCTTCCGGGTCCGCGACGAGGGCGAGAAGTCGTGGTGGAACCTCGGCGGCTGGGGAAACACCCGGCACGCGATCGAGGTGGGCGGCGAGATCGGCCGCAGCGTCCCGGGCCGCATCGAGGACGGCCGCTGGTATGACATCAAGGTGGACGTGGAAGGGTCGCGGATCCGCTGCTACCTCGACGGGCAGCTCGTCCACGACGTGAAGACCCCAGCCGTCCGTCCGATCCACGCCTCGGCGACCCGGGCCTCGGCAACCGGCGAGATCATCCTCAAAATCGTGAACGCCGCCGCCGGGCCGGTCGCCACGACCGTCGAGTTCGCGGGCCTCGCGGGGTTGCCGGCCACCATCAAGGCCCAGGTCCTCTCCTCGGACCACCCCACGGACGAGAACTCGCTGGAGCTGCCCGAGAAGGTCGCTCCGAGGGAGGTGACCCTGTCCGCCTCCGGCTCGAGGATCACCCATGCGTTCCCCGGCAACTCCGTCACCGTCGCGCGGATCAAGAAGGACTAA
- a CDS encoding L-fucose isomerase, whose translation MTTPWIGTPPRIGIRPVIDGRERGVRESLEEQVMAMAKNAAAFLSENLRYPDGTPVQCVVADSNIGGVAEAAACAAKFAREGVGVSLTVTPCWCYGSETMDMDPLMPKAVWGFNGTERPGAVYLAAVLAAHNQKGLPAFGIYGREVQDAGDATIPDDVREKLLRFAKAGLAVATMRGKSYLSIGGVSMGIAGSIVDQPFFEQYLGMRVECVDMSEVTRRIEEEIYDKDEYARALAWTKEHCKEGKDYNPKDRQKSAAAKAKDWETVVKMTLIIRDLMIGNPKLAGRGYGEEALGHNAIAGGFQGQRAWTDHFPNGDFPEAILTSSFDWNGIRMPYVVATENDSLNGVGMLFNYLLTNTAQIFADVRTFWSPEAVKRATGHTLEGAAAGGIIHLINSGAATLDGTGEQSRDGKPAMKPFWEITEDEAKKCLAATTWPTAMLEYFRGGGYSSCFLSRGGMPLTMMRLSLVKGLGPVIQIAEGHSVDLPPKVHEALNERTNPTWPTTWFAPNVTGSGPFRDVYTVMNNWSANHGAISYGHIGADLIALASLLRIPIAMHNVPEERIFRPSTWSLFGANEPQAADYRACANFGPLYG comes from the coding sequence ATGACGACACCCTGGATCGGGACCCCGCCGCGGATCGGGATCCGCCCCGTGATCGACGGCCGCGAGCGAGGCGTCCGCGAGTCGCTCGAGGAGCAGGTCATGGCGATGGCGAAGAACGCCGCCGCGTTCCTCTCCGAGAACCTGAGGTACCCGGACGGCACCCCGGTCCAGTGCGTCGTGGCCGACTCGAACATCGGCGGCGTCGCCGAGGCCGCCGCCTGCGCCGCGAAGTTCGCCCGCGAGGGCGTCGGCGTGTCCCTCACGGTCACGCCCTGCTGGTGCTACGGCAGCGAGACCATGGACATGGACCCGCTGATGCCCAAGGCCGTCTGGGGCTTCAACGGCACCGAGCGCCCGGGCGCCGTGTACCTCGCGGCCGTGCTCGCGGCCCACAACCAGAAGGGCCTGCCCGCCTTCGGCATCTACGGCCGGGAGGTCCAGGACGCCGGCGACGCGACGATCCCGGACGACGTCCGCGAGAAACTCCTCCGGTTCGCGAAGGCCGGCCTGGCCGTCGCCACGATGCGAGGGAAGTCGTACCTGTCGATCGGCGGCGTCTCCATGGGGATCGCCGGGTCGATCGTGGACCAGCCCTTCTTCGAGCAGTACCTCGGCATGCGCGTCGAGTGCGTGGACATGTCCGAGGTCACGCGCCGGATCGAGGAGGAGATCTACGACAAGGACGAGTACGCCCGCGCCCTCGCCTGGACGAAGGAGCATTGCAAGGAGGGCAAGGACTACAACCCGAAGGACCGCCAGAAGTCGGCCGCGGCCAAGGCGAAGGACTGGGAGACCGTGGTCAAGATGACGCTGATCATCCGCGACCTGATGATCGGCAACCCGAAGCTGGCCGGCCGCGGGTACGGCGAGGAGGCCCTCGGCCACAACGCGATCGCCGGCGGGTTCCAGGGCCAGCGGGCCTGGACCGACCACTTCCCCAACGGGGACTTCCCCGAGGCCATCCTCACGTCGTCGTTCGACTGGAACGGCATCCGGATGCCCTACGTGGTGGCCACGGAGAACGACAGCCTCAACGGCGTCGGCATGCTCTTCAACTACCTGCTGACGAACACGGCCCAGATCTTCGCCGATGTCCGCACCTTCTGGAGTCCCGAGGCCGTGAAGCGGGCCACCGGCCACACCCTGGAGGGCGCGGCGGCCGGCGGGATCATCCACCTGATCAACTCCGGCGCCGCGACGCTGGACGGCACCGGCGAGCAGTCCCGCGACGGCAAGCCGGCGATGAAGCCGTTCTGGGAGATCACCGAGGACGAGGCGAAGAAGTGCCTGGCCGCCACGACCTGGCCGACGGCCATGCTCGAGTACTTCCGCGGCGGCGGCTACTCCTCGTGCTTCCTGTCGCGCGGGGGCATGCCGCTGACCATGATGCGGCTCAGCCTGGTGAAGGGCCTGGGCCCCGTCATCCAGATCGCCGAGGGGCATTCCGTGGACCTGCCGCCGAAGGTCCACGAGGCCCTCAACGAGCGCACCAACCCCACCTGGCCGACCACCTGGTTCGCGCCGAACGTCACCGGCTCCGGGCCGTTCCGGGATGTTTACACCGTGATGAACAACTGGAGCGCCAACCACGGCGCCATCAGCTACGGCCACATCGGGGCCGACCTCATCGCGCTCGCCTCCCTCCTTCGGATCCCGATCGCCATGCACAACGTCCCCGAGGAGCGGATCTTCCGCCCCAGCACCTGGAGCCTCTTCGGGGCGAACGAGCCCCAGGCGGCGGACTACCGCGCCTGCGCCAACTTCGGGCCGCTCTACGGCTGA
- a CDS encoding alpha-L-fucosidase: protein MKHTPLALLLTMALAAPASAQSPLIDETPAQHDARMAWFRDARFGMFIHWGVYSVPAGEYKDQKDHAEWFLETTRMPVSEYEKFAAQFNPTKFDAHAWAALAKRAGMKYLVITSKHHDGFAIYPSALTDWCIKDTPFGKAGRDPLKELAEACKDEGIRFCTYHSIMDWHHPDWGIRRAWNDKATGTPDMDRFDAYLKGQVAEVVKNYHPGIMWFDGQWEGPWTEARGKDMYAYLRKLDPQLIINNRVGGGTGDYGTPEQTIPATGFGPGVDWESCMTLNDHWGYNKNDHNWKSVTTIIRNLVDCASKGGNYLLNVGPTAEGVIPAESVERLTKVGDWMKVNGESIYRTTASPFRKTPWGRCTRKGSTLYLHVFGRPEGGSLVVPMSNKVRKASFLADSSLPIYAGSQADGQHLALPPDLPDAEDSVIAVTVDGEVEPIVVRIPQDADGKVTLKAADADLAGGVQAEHEPPNIGFWTTAEGAASWPIEVSRPGTFAVSLDYAVPPAGAPSAFVLTAGEGTLSATAAPTKGFDDYTRAEVGTITLAKGPATLTIKPAKAVPSGLMNLRAVTLTPRP from the coding sequence ATGAAACACACCCCCCTTGCCCTCCTCCTCACGATGGCCCTCGCGGCCCCCGCATCGGCCCAGTCCCCGCTCATTGACGAGACCCCCGCCCAGCACGACGCCCGGATGGCCTGGTTCCGCGACGCGCGCTTCGGCATGTTCATCCACTGGGGCGTCTACTCGGTCCCGGCCGGGGAGTACAAGGACCAGAAGGACCACGCCGAGTGGTTCCTCGAGACCACCCGCATGCCGGTCTCGGAATATGAGAAGTTCGCGGCGCAGTTCAACCCGACGAAGTTCGACGCCCACGCGTGGGCCGCGCTGGCGAAGCGGGCGGGGATGAAGTACCTGGTCATCACCTCCAAGCACCACGACGGGTTCGCGATCTATCCCTCCGCGCTGACCGACTGGTGCATCAAGGACACCCCCTTCGGCAAGGCCGGCCGCGACCCGCTGAAGGAGCTGGCCGAGGCCTGCAAGGACGAGGGGATCCGCTTCTGCACGTACCACTCGATCATGGACTGGCACCACCCCGACTGGGGCATCCGCCGCGCCTGGAACGACAAGGCGACGGGCACGCCGGACATGGACCGGTTCGACGCGTACCTGAAGGGCCAGGTGGCCGAGGTCGTCAAGAACTACCACCCCGGCATCATGTGGTTCGACGGCCAGTGGGAGGGCCCCTGGACCGAGGCCCGCGGCAAGGACATGTACGCCTACCTGCGGAAGCTCGACCCGCAGCTCATCATCAACAACCGGGTCGGCGGCGGCACGGGCGACTACGGCACCCCCGAGCAGACGATCCCCGCCACCGGCTTCGGCCCCGGCGTGGACTGGGAATCGTGCATGACGCTGAATGACCACTGGGGCTACAACAAGAACGACCACAACTGGAAGTCGGTCACGACGATCATCCGCAACCTGGTGGACTGCGCCAGCAAGGGGGGCAACTACCTCCTCAACGTCGGCCCGACCGCCGAGGGCGTCATCCCCGCGGAGAGCGTGGAGCGGCTGACGAAGGTCGGCGACTGGATGAAGGTCAACGGCGAGTCGATCTACCGGACAACCGCCAGCCCGTTCCGGAAGACACCCTGGGGCCGTTGCACCCGCAAGGGCAGCACGCTGTACCTACACGTCTTCGGGCGGCCCGAGGGCGGCTCGCTCGTCGTGCCGATGTCCAACAAGGTCCGGAAGGCCTCCTTCCTGGCGGACTCCTCGCTGCCGATCTACGCCGGATCGCAGGCGGACGGGCAGCACCTGGCGCTCCCGCCGGACCTGCCCGACGCGGAGGATTCGGTGATCGCCGTGACGGTGGACGGCGAGGTCGAGCCGATCGTCGTCCGGATCCCGCAGGACGCCGACGGGAAGGTCACGCTGAAGGCGGCCGACGCCGACCTCGCCGGCGGCGTCCAGGCCGAGCACGAGCCGCCCAACATCGGCTTCTGGACGACCGCCGAGGGCGCCGCCTCGTGGCCGATCGAGGTCTCCCGCCCCGGCACGTTCGCGGTGAGCCTCGACTACGCCGTCCCCCCCGCCGGCGCCCCGAGCGCGTTCGTCCTGACCGCGGGCGAGGGGACGCTCTCCGCCACCGCCGCACCGACGAAGGGCTTCGACGATTACACCCGCGCCGAGGTCGGCACGATCACCCTCGCGAAAGGCCCGGCGACCCTGACCATCAAGCCCGCGAAGGCCGTCCCGAGCGGCCTGATGAACCTCCGGGCCGTGACCCTGACGCCCCGGCCGTGA
- a CDS encoding metallophosphoesterase, which produces MIAARASTAAWVLLSFTALACSHGASPGAAGPERAARQGPFVVKPYLQFGEAPRAGELAVVWHADDVDAGWAVDVRPDGESSWRPMEPPKFRRVAVAGVEPHRVYRATLRAGAPGGRFAYRVRDGKGADFEAEALAPKSASQPHRFAVFGDCGAGTPEERRIAHRTFEEKPDFVMIPGDIIYDRGRASEYRTRFWPAYNADRPAPDAGAPLLRSTLFVAAAGNHDIAARDLAKYPDGLAYFYYWCQPLNGPTGPEGGPLVAPVTGSPEQKKAFLDAAGEAFPRMANFSFDYGNAHWIVLDANATVDWADPAFRRWVEDDLAAAKDARWRFVCYHQPGFNSSRSHFDEQHTRVLSPVFEAGKVDLVFNGHVHNYQRSYPLRFAPTPVQVEAPAFDENGRMVPSHKSNGRLTLDRSFDGKDDTTPEGVIYIVTGAGGNRLYNPEQQDDPSSWQPFTVKHISRVHSLTVVDVDDSKLTLRQVSADGEELDRIVVTK; this is translated from the coding sequence ATGATCGCGGCCCGGGCATCGACCGCTGCGTGGGTGTTGCTCTCCTTCACGGCGTTGGCCTGCAGCCACGGCGCATCCCCGGGGGCCGCGGGGCCCGAACGCGCCGCCCGCCAGGGACCGTTCGTGGTGAAGCCCTACCTCCAGTTCGGCGAGGCGCCCCGCGCCGGCGAGCTCGCGGTCGTCTGGCACGCCGACGACGTCGACGCCGGGTGGGCCGTCGACGTCCGGCCCGACGGCGAGTCGTCGTGGCGTCCCATGGAGCCCCCGAAATTCCGCCGCGTCGCGGTCGCCGGCGTCGAGCCGCATCGCGTCTACCGGGCGACGCTCAGGGCCGGTGCGCCCGGCGGCCGCTTCGCGTATCGCGTCCGCGACGGGAAGGGGGCCGACTTCGAGGCCGAGGCCCTGGCGCCGAAGTCGGCCTCGCAGCCCCACCGCTTCGCGGTCTTCGGCGACTGCGGCGCCGGCACGCCCGAGGAGCGGCGGATCGCCCACCGGACCTTCGAGGAGAAGCCGGACTTCGTCATGATCCCGGGCGACATCATCTACGACCGGGGCCGCGCGTCCGAGTACCGGACGCGGTTCTGGCCCGCGTACAACGCCGACCGCCCCGCGCCGGACGCCGGCGCCCCGCTGCTGCGATCGACGCTCTTCGTCGCGGCCGCCGGGAACCACGACATCGCCGCGCGGGACCTGGCCAAGTACCCGGACGGCCTGGCGTACTTCTACTACTGGTGCCAGCCGCTGAACGGCCCGACCGGCCCCGAGGGGGGCCCGCTCGTCGCACCGGTGACCGGCAGCCCGGAGCAGAAGAAGGCGTTCCTCGACGCCGCGGGCGAGGCCTTCCCGCGGATGGCGAACTTCTCGTTCGACTACGGCAACGCCCACTGGATCGTCCTGGACGCCAACGCCACGGTGGACTGGGCCGATCCCGCATTCCGCAGATGGGTCGAGGATGACCTGGCCGCCGCGAAGGACGCGCGCTGGCGGTTCGTCTGCTACCATCAGCCCGGCTTCAACTCCTCCCGCAGCCACTTCGACGAGCAGCACACGAGGGTGCTGTCCCCGGTGTTCGAGGCCGGCAAGGTGGACCTCGTGTTCAACGGGCACGTGCACAACTACCAGCGGTCGTACCCGCTCCGCTTCGCCCCGACGCCGGTCCAGGTCGAGGCCCCGGCCTTCGACGAGAACGGCCGCATGGTCCCCTCCCACAAATCGAACGGCCGGCTCACGCTCGACCGGTCGTTCGACGGCAAGGACGACACGACGCCCGAGGGCGTCATCTACATCGTCACCGGCGCCGGGGGCAACCGCCTCTACAACCCCGAGCAGCAGGACGACCCGTCCTCCTGGCAGCCGTTCACCGTCAAGCACATCTCCAGGGTCCACTCGCTGACCGTGGTGGACGTCGACGATTCGAAGCTGACGCTCCGGCAGGTCTCGGCCGACGGCGAGGAGCTGGACCGGATCGTCGTCACGAAGTGA
- a CDS encoding SDR family NAD(P)-dependent oxidoreductase has product MADSNAATVALVTGAGREQGLGFEVCRQLARGGATVILTARDRGKAERAAAKLAGDGTVHGMALDVDDDASVLAAAEDVAQRFGSLTALIHNAVGGFDVRTPTADATIADAKAAMETTLFGAWRLIRAFAPLLVRSGRGRIVNVSSEAGSFGSAKGLGSEEYAQAIATYAVAKAALNALTLKFAAALKGQGVLVNAVCPGFTATHPGLAEMGARPVPEGAAGVVWAATLPDDGPTGGFFRDGRRLPW; this is encoded by the coding sequence ATGGCTGACTCGAACGCGGCGACGGTGGCGCTCGTGACGGGGGCCGGGCGGGAACAAGGGCTGGGATTCGAGGTCTGCCGGCAACTGGCGCGGGGCGGGGCGACGGTCATCCTGACCGCCCGGGATCGGGGGAAGGCGGAGCGGGCGGCCGCGAAGCTCGCGGGAGACGGGACGGTTCACGGGATGGCGCTGGATGTGGACGACGACGCGAGCGTCCTGGCGGCGGCCGAGGATGTCGCCCAGCGATTCGGTTCCTTGACGGCCCTCATCCACAATGCGGTCGGCGGCTTCGACGTCCGGACCCCGACGGCGGACGCGACCATCGCGGACGCGAAGGCGGCGATGGAGACGACCCTGTTCGGGGCGTGGCGGCTCATCCGCGCGTTCGCCCCGCTCCTGGTCCGCAGCGGGCGGGGGCGGATCGTCAACGTCTCCAGCGAGGCCGGCTCGTTCGGCTCGGCGAAGGGCCTCGGCTCCGAGGAGTATGCCCAGGCGATCGCGACGTATGCCGTGGCGAAGGCGGCGCTCAACGCGCTCACCCTGAAGTTCGCCGCGGCCCTCAAGGGCCAGGGGGTGCTCGTGAATGCCGTCTGCCCGGGCTTCACGGCCACTCACCCGGGCCTCGCCGAGATGGGCGCCCGGCCGGTCCCCGAGGGCGCGGCGGGCGTGGTCTGGGCCGCGACCCTGCCGGACGACGGGCCGACGGGAGGATTCTTCCGGGACGGCCGGCGCCTCCCCTGGTAG
- a CDS encoding VOC family protein, protein MNRPVATRPRCQLWNLGPVAGLEIPGAPFFVGQPEDNGWESPARLGITTARIEVFCDDPDAFIARAVEAGADGSRDAIRDHEAPWGVHRQGGFVDPFGHIWLVGDRSPLVARPGGPSR, encoded by the coding sequence ATGAACCGTCCCGTCGCGACGCGGCCGAGGTGCCAGCTGTGGAACCTCGGGCCGGTGGCCGGGCTGGAGATCCCCGGGGCGCCCTTCTTCGTGGGCCAGCCGGAGGACAACGGCTGGGAGAGCCCCGCGAGGCTCGGCATCACGACCGCTCGCATCGAGGTATTCTGCGACGACCCGGACGCGTTCATCGCCCGCGCCGTGGAGGCCGGGGCGGACGGGAGCCGGGACGCGATCCGCGACCACGAGGCGCCCTGGGGCGTGCATCGGCAGGGCGGCTTCGTCGACCCCTTCGGGCACATCTGGCTCGTCGGCGACCGGTCGCCGCTGGTCGCCCGCCCGGGCGGTCCCTCGCGCTGA
- a CDS encoding DUF4265 domain-containing protein, whose protein sequence is MVDDVAIDVQTSDSPLVDFPGEGVAMPVAVEKVGDRLYRLIGVPVLAESASFGDVIEAEPVEGGGLRFVRVAEPGGWRTFLYALPAYKLDGAWAWALLEELTARGGHWEQVLFGLLFLCLPPGLDLDPTPWVESVWPWPLVAEEVPSKSAPN, encoded by the coding sequence ATGGTGGATGACGTCGCGATCGACGTGCAGACGAGCGATTCGCCTCTCGTCGATTTCCCGGGCGAGGGCGTCGCCATGCCCGTCGCGGTCGAGAAGGTGGGCGATCGGCTCTACCGGCTCATCGGCGTGCCCGTCCTGGCGGAGTCGGCCTCGTTCGGGGACGTCATCGAGGCCGAGCCGGTCGAGGGGGGCGGGCTGCGGTTCGTCCGGGTCGCCGAGCCGGGCGGCTGGCGGACGTTCCTGTATGCCCTGCCAGCGTACAAGCTCGACGGCGCGTGGGCATGGGCCCTCCTCGAAGAGCTGACGGCCCGGGGAGGGCACTGGGAGCAGGTCCTCTTCGGGCTACTGTTCCTCTGCCTGCCTCCCGGCCTGGACCTGGATCCCACGCCCTGGGTCGAGTCGGTCTGGCCGTGGCCGCTCGTCGCGGAGGAAGTCCCGTCGAAGTCCGCACCCAACTAA